One genomic region from Rhinoraja longicauda isolate Sanriku21f chromosome 8, sRhiLon1.1, whole genome shotgun sequence encodes:
- the idh1 gene encoding isocitrate dehydrogenase [NADP] cytoplasmic isoform X1 — MSAKKIQVGSVVEMKGDEMTRVIWDLIKEKLLFPYLEIKLHSYDLGIEHRDATNDQVTIDAAEAVKKYNVGIKCATITPDESRVTEFKLKSMWKSPNGTIRNILGGTVFREAIICKNIPKLVPGWVKPIIIGRHAYGDQYRATDFVVPGPGRVEIKYIPDQGEPVTYTVHDFKDGGGVALGMYNTDCSIRDFAHSSFQQALAKGWPLYLSTKNTILKRYDGRFKDIFQEIYEKQYKANFEAKRIWYEHRLIDDMVAQALKSEGGFIWACKNYDGDVQSDAIAQGYGSLGMMTSVLTCPDGKTVEAEAAHGTVTRHYRMHQQGKETSTNPIASIFAWSRGLSHRAKLDDNSALKKFCITLEDTCVDTIESGFMTKDLAACIKGLPNVQRSDYLSTFEFMDKLAENLKQKQLSLHKL; from the exons TTATGACCTAGGAATTGAGCACCGTGATGCTACCAATGACCAGGTGACCATTGATGCTGCCGAGGCTGTGAAAAAATATAATGTAGGAATAAAATGTGCCACTATCACGCCTGATGAAAGCAGAGTGACGGAATTTAAGCTAAAGAGTATGTGGAAATCGCCCAACGGAACCATCCGTAACATCCTTGGAGGTACGGTGTTTCGAGAAGCAATCATCTGCAAGAACATTCCTAAACTTGTACCTGGTTGGGTCAAGCCAATCATTATTGGACGACATGCATATGGTGACCAG TATAGAGCTACAGACTTTGTTGTACCTGGCCCTGGTAGAGTTGAAATAAAATACATACCTGATCAAGGTGAACCTGTTACCTATACTGTTCATGACTTCAAAG ATGGTGGAGGAGTTGCTCTGGGAATGTACAACACAGATTGCTCCATTAGGGACTTTGCTCATAGCTCTTTCCAACAAGCTCTTGCTAAAGGTTGGCCATTATACTTGAGCACAAAGAACACTATACTGAAGCGATATGATGGACGATTCAAGGACATATTCCAGGAAATCTATGAAAA ACAATACAAAGCTAATTTTGAGGCTAAAAGAATCTGGTATGAGCACAGATTAATTGATGACATGGTAGCTCAAGCACTGAAATCTGAGGGTGGTTTCATATGGGCCTGCAAGAATTATGATGGCGATGTGCAATCTGACGCTATTGCGCAAG GATATGGGTCACTAGGAATGATGACAAGTGTATTAACTTGTCCTGATGGTAAGACAGTGGAAGCGGAGGCTGCCCATGGCACTGTAACACGCCATTACCGTATGCACCAGCAGGGCAAGGAAACCTCAACTAATCCCATTG CCTCAATCTTTGCTTGGTCTCGAGGATTATCCCATAGAGCAAAGCTGGATGACAATTCTGCACTGAAGAAGTTCTGTATTACATTAGAGGATACATGTGTAGATACCATCGAGTCTGGTTTTATGACTAAAGATTTGGCTGCATGTATCAAGGGTCTGCCAAA TGTGCAACGCTCGGATTATCTGAGCACTTTCGAATTCATGGACAAACTTGCAGAAAATCTCAAACAGAAGCAATTGTCTTTACATAAGCTTTAA
- the idh1 gene encoding isocitrate dehydrogenase [NADP] cytoplasmic isoform X2 — MFWVETLQTDVGSESYDLGIEHRDATNDQVTIDAAEAVKKYNVGIKCATITPDESRVTEFKLKSMWKSPNGTIRNILGGTVFREAIICKNIPKLVPGWVKPIIIGRHAYGDQYRATDFVVPGPGRVEIKYIPDQGEPVTYTVHDFKDGGGVALGMYNTDCSIRDFAHSSFQQALAKGWPLYLSTKNTILKRYDGRFKDIFQEIYEKQYKANFEAKRIWYEHRLIDDMVAQALKSEGGFIWACKNYDGDVQSDAIAQGYGSLGMMTSVLTCPDGKTVEAEAAHGTVTRHYRMHQQGKETSTNPIASIFAWSRGLSHRAKLDDNSALKKFCITLEDTCVDTIESGFMTKDLAACIKGLPNVQRSDYLSTFEFMDKLAENLKQKQLSLHKL; from the exons TTATGACCTAGGAATTGAGCACCGTGATGCTACCAATGACCAGGTGACCATTGATGCTGCCGAGGCTGTGAAAAAATATAATGTAGGAATAAAATGTGCCACTATCACGCCTGATGAAAGCAGAGTGACGGAATTTAAGCTAAAGAGTATGTGGAAATCGCCCAACGGAACCATCCGTAACATCCTTGGAGGTACGGTGTTTCGAGAAGCAATCATCTGCAAGAACATTCCTAAACTTGTACCTGGTTGGGTCAAGCCAATCATTATTGGACGACATGCATATGGTGACCAG TATAGAGCTACAGACTTTGTTGTACCTGGCCCTGGTAGAGTTGAAATAAAATACATACCTGATCAAGGTGAACCTGTTACCTATACTGTTCATGACTTCAAAG ATGGTGGAGGAGTTGCTCTGGGAATGTACAACACAGATTGCTCCATTAGGGACTTTGCTCATAGCTCTTTCCAACAAGCTCTTGCTAAAGGTTGGCCATTATACTTGAGCACAAAGAACACTATACTGAAGCGATATGATGGACGATTCAAGGACATATTCCAGGAAATCTATGAAAA ACAATACAAAGCTAATTTTGAGGCTAAAAGAATCTGGTATGAGCACAGATTAATTGATGACATGGTAGCTCAAGCACTGAAATCTGAGGGTGGTTTCATATGGGCCTGCAAGAATTATGATGGCGATGTGCAATCTGACGCTATTGCGCAAG GATATGGGTCACTAGGAATGATGACAAGTGTATTAACTTGTCCTGATGGTAAGACAGTGGAAGCGGAGGCTGCCCATGGCACTGTAACACGCCATTACCGTATGCACCAGCAGGGCAAGGAAACCTCAACTAATCCCATTG CCTCAATCTTTGCTTGGTCTCGAGGATTATCCCATAGAGCAAAGCTGGATGACAATTCTGCACTGAAGAAGTTCTGTATTACATTAGAGGATACATGTGTAGATACCATCGAGTCTGGTTTTATGACTAAAGATTTGGCTGCATGTATCAAGGGTCTGCCAAA TGTGCAACGCTCGGATTATCTGAGCACTTTCGAATTCATGGACAAACTTGCAGAAAATCTCAAACAGAAGCAATTGTCTTTACATAAGCTTTAA
- the idh1 gene encoding isocitrate dehydrogenase [NADP] cytoplasmic isoform X3 → MWKSPNGTIRNILGGTVFREAIICKNIPKLVPGWVKPIIIGRHAYGDQYRATDFVVPGPGRVEIKYIPDQGEPVTYTVHDFKDGGGVALGMYNTDCSIRDFAHSSFQQALAKGWPLYLSTKNTILKRYDGRFKDIFQEIYEKQYKANFEAKRIWYEHRLIDDMVAQALKSEGGFIWACKNYDGDVQSDAIAQGYGSLGMMTSVLTCPDGKTVEAEAAHGTVTRHYRMHQQGKETSTNPIASIFAWSRGLSHRAKLDDNSALKKFCITLEDTCVDTIESGFMTKDLAACIKGLPNVQRSDYLSTFEFMDKLAENLKQKQLSLHKL, encoded by the exons ATGTGGAAATCGCCCAACGGAACCATCCGTAACATCCTTGGAGGTACGGTGTTTCGAGAAGCAATCATCTGCAAGAACATTCCTAAACTTGTACCTGGTTGGGTCAAGCCAATCATTATTGGACGACATGCATATGGTGACCAG TATAGAGCTACAGACTTTGTTGTACCTGGCCCTGGTAGAGTTGAAATAAAATACATACCTGATCAAGGTGAACCTGTTACCTATACTGTTCATGACTTCAAAG ATGGTGGAGGAGTTGCTCTGGGAATGTACAACACAGATTGCTCCATTAGGGACTTTGCTCATAGCTCTTTCCAACAAGCTCTTGCTAAAGGTTGGCCATTATACTTGAGCACAAAGAACACTATACTGAAGCGATATGATGGACGATTCAAGGACATATTCCAGGAAATCTATGAAAA ACAATACAAAGCTAATTTTGAGGCTAAAAGAATCTGGTATGAGCACAGATTAATTGATGACATGGTAGCTCAAGCACTGAAATCTGAGGGTGGTTTCATATGGGCCTGCAAGAATTATGATGGCGATGTGCAATCTGACGCTATTGCGCAAG GATATGGGTCACTAGGAATGATGACAAGTGTATTAACTTGTCCTGATGGTAAGACAGTGGAAGCGGAGGCTGCCCATGGCACTGTAACACGCCATTACCGTATGCACCAGCAGGGCAAGGAAACCTCAACTAATCCCATTG CCTCAATCTTTGCTTGGTCTCGAGGATTATCCCATAGAGCAAAGCTGGATGACAATTCTGCACTGAAGAAGTTCTGTATTACATTAGAGGATACATGTGTAGATACCATCGAGTCTGGTTTTATGACTAAAGATTTGGCTGCATGTATCAAGGGTCTGCCAAA TGTGCAACGCTCGGATTATCTGAGCACTTTCGAATTCATGGACAAACTTGCAGAAAATCTCAAACAGAAGCAATTGTCTTTACATAAGCTTTAA